One stretch of Sphingomonas rosea DNA includes these proteins:
- the cpaB gene encoding Flp pilus assembly protein CpaB: MNRQSLMALGIAVFIGLIAVILANAFLTAGKNSQTPDGMVKVAVAAVPLQYGTALKQENIRFINYPKDALPAGSFSEAAELIAPGKRRIALMPIAANELILAGKVTGPGAGASIAALLPEGKRAVSVRINDVSGVAGFIQPADSVDVLITRQIAGKTGSNEQVTDVLLQNTRVIAMGKRAKSDEEGKPLAAKTATLEVTPLEAQKLALGQQVGDLSLVLRKPGEQDDALALSTVSLEDLRYGTYAGTYRPQLAAANLAAPPNPGWTAVKPARAPVRKPTPKPLAQPMVQAVRNSVDVVRGTTQTSYEVGGFGG, translated from the coding sequence ATGAATCGCCAATCCTTGATGGCTCTGGGCATCGCGGTCTTTATCGGCCTGATCGCCGTCATCCTCGCCAATGCCTTCCTGACCGCGGGCAAGAACAGCCAGACGCCCGACGGCATGGTGAAGGTCGCCGTCGCCGCGGTGCCGCTCCAGTACGGCACCGCGCTGAAGCAGGAGAATATCCGCTTCATCAACTATCCCAAGGACGCGCTTCCGGCCGGCAGCTTCAGCGAAGCCGCGGAGCTGATCGCGCCCGGCAAGCGTCGGATCGCGCTGATGCCGATCGCCGCGAACGAACTCATCCTGGCCGGCAAGGTCACCGGACCCGGCGCGGGCGCGTCGATCGCCGCGCTGTTGCCGGAGGGCAAGCGGGCGGTGTCGGTCCGGATCAACGACGTCTCGGGTGTCGCGGGCTTCATCCAGCCGGCCGACAGCGTCGACGTCCTCATCACCCGCCAGATTGCCGGCAAGACCGGAAGCAACGAACAGGTGACCGATGTCCTGCTGCAGAACACGCGGGTCATCGCCATGGGCAAGCGCGCCAAGAGCGACGAGGAAGGCAAGCCTCTGGCCGCCAAGACCGCGACGCTCGAAGTGACGCCGCTCGAGGCGCAGAAGCTCGCGCTCGGCCAGCAGGTCGGCGATCTGAGCCTCGTGCTGCGCAAGCCCGGCGAGCAGGACGATGCACTCGCGCTCTCGACCGTCAGCCTCGAGGACCTGCGTTACGGCACCTATGCCGGCACCTATCGCCCGCAGCTCGCGGCGGCGAACCTCGCCGCGCCGCCGAACCCGGGCTGGACCGCGGTGAAGCCGGCACGTGCGCCCGTTCGCAAACCCACGCCAAAACCGCTCGCCCAACCGATGGTGCAGGCCGTGCGAAACAGTGTCGACGTGGTCAGGGGGACCACGCAAACCAGTTACGAAGTGGGGGGCTTTGGTGGTTAG
- a CDS encoding Flp family type IVb pilin, with translation MTFIKMLKDDAGASAAEYALILAIVGSGIAVAALALGGSIGNAMNNASGCIDDPSDTTCAPAAAG, from the coding sequence GTGACTTTCATCAAGATGCTCAAGGACGACGCGGGCGCCTCGGCGGCCGAATATGCCCTCATCCTCGCCATTGTCGGCTCGGGTATTGCCGTTGCCGCGCTCGCGCTCGGCGGGTCCATTGGTAACGCAATGAACAACGCTTCGGGCTGCATCGACGATCCGAGCGACACCACCTGCGCGCCGGCGGCCGCGGGCTAA
- a CDS encoding DUF2569 domain-containing protein has translation MPAAAIAMFRALSERLHGRSTGMLARLEQRLPQIAVGWFLLVAVASVLRILFSPAASAGETTVAPYILLTVAPVATFVLALRWFADGDRLPQPSLRLAQVGRWRDVGRHEAERHALYGTSGIMLSLLIGMLINVPVRTAEYLVTMPAISAGAPAWLATLHLAMTVDVVLLSSLYVIAFVMALRRVALFPRFLLLVWMVDIASQLFIAHVSMAVGLPTGVAGALHGLLDGNVKKVLISIALWLPYLLLSTRVNVTFRHRLPA, from the coding sequence GTGCCCGCTGCTGCCATTGCCATGTTCCGAGCCCTGAGCGAGCGCCTCCACGGTCGCTCGACCGGCATGCTCGCACGGCTCGAGCAGCGGCTTCCGCAGATCGCGGTCGGCTGGTTTCTCCTCGTCGCCGTCGCATCCGTGCTTCGCATCCTGTTCAGCCCTGCGGCAAGCGCGGGCGAAACGACGGTTGCGCCCTACATCCTCCTGACCGTCGCGCCCGTCGCGACCTTCGTCCTGGCGCTGCGCTGGTTCGCCGATGGCGACCGGCTGCCGCAGCCGAGCTTGCGCCTCGCGCAGGTCGGTCGCTGGCGGGATGTCGGACGCCATGAAGCAGAGCGCCATGCGCTCTACGGCACCAGCGGGATCATGCTGTCGCTGCTGATCGGCATGCTGATCAATGTGCCGGTCCGCACCGCCGAATATCTCGTGACCATGCCCGCCATCTCCGCCGGAGCACCCGCGTGGCTTGCGACCCTGCATCTAGCGATGACGGTCGACGTGGTCCTGCTCAGCAGCCTCTACGTCATCGCCTTCGTGATGGCGCTGCGCCGCGTCGCGCTGTTCCCCCGTTTCCTCCTCCTGGTGTGGATGGTCGACATCGCGTCGCAACTCTTCATCGCGCATGTCAGCATGGCCGTCGGACTGCCGACGGGCGTCGCGGGCGCGTTGCACGGGCTGCTCGACGGCAATGTGAAGAAGGTGTTGATCAGTATCGCCCTTTGGCTTCCTTACCTCCTACTTTCGACCCGAGTGAATGTTACTTTCCGACATCGCTTGCCAGCGTGA
- a CDS encoding glycoside hydrolase family 3 protein, with amino-acid sequence MSVTQGSSKLLAAAAWSCLLAGCATTEVAAPPATAPVAAESEDARIAALLSRMSLEHKVAQLIQPQINSVTPEEMRTYRYGSYLNGGNGGPYGNEYAPAADWLKLADEMWDASTAPLSNGEPAIPAIWGTDAVHGHTNVVGATIFPHNIGLGATGDADLVRRIGAATAAEIAATGIDWNFSPTVAVAQDDRWGRTYESYSEDPAVVAELGAALVEGLQGKTSPGGHIGAGHVIATAKHFFGDGGTTHGVDQGNVDGDPAMLEALHARPYPAAIAAGVEAVMASFNSINGTKMHGNKPLLTGLLRGRMGFTGVVVGDWNGHAQIPGCTNSNCPQALLAGLDIYMVPDDAKALHASLLAQVKDGTIPMTRLDEAVTRVLRMKLRAGLLDAGAKRPSQRVNGGDLALLGSPEHRAIAREAVAKSQVLLKNDGVLPLKAGASILVAGRAADDIAQAAGGWTLTWQGGDDLTNAHFPGATSIWAGLRDAATQAGGRAVYSPSGSYAAKPDVAIVVFGEKPYAEFAGDRKDMVFADTEGLDLLRKYRAAGIRTVAVFLSGRPLWMNRELNAADAFVASWLPGGEGAGVADMLYGRRAATGRLGFSWPAGCNGQPVNGPEGALFQRGYGLSFGQTAPVAKLPETCAILDARSAEWFDLGRLGNGIVARGGDVTLPNLRGSGGGITARGIDRNRQEDAREISFAPGATLTLADSGRGTGGFRLVYELANAPTAPVTLTTGGKTIDITAGLTTSAGKGWREMIVTGACAPGNGRTLSITSAGALTLRIARIARQDIPAGVDCSF; translated from the coding sequence GTGAGCGTGACACAAGGATCGAGCAAGCTGTTGGCCGCGGCGGCATGGAGCTGCCTGCTGGCCGGATGCGCCACCACCGAAGTCGCGGCGCCGCCCGCGACGGCCCCGGTTGCCGCCGAGAGCGAGGATGCCCGGATCGCGGCCCTGCTGTCGCGCATGTCGCTCGAGCACAAGGTCGCGCAGCTCATCCAGCCGCAGATCAATTCGGTCACGCCCGAAGAGATGCGGACCTATCGCTACGGCAGCTATCTCAACGGCGGGAACGGCGGTCCCTACGGCAATGAATATGCGCCGGCCGCCGACTGGCTCAAGCTTGCCGACGAAATGTGGGACGCCTCGACCGCGCCGCTTTCCAACGGCGAGCCTGCGATCCCCGCCATCTGGGGTACGGATGCGGTGCACGGCCACACCAACGTCGTCGGCGCGACCATCTTCCCGCACAATATCGGGCTCGGCGCGACGGGCGACGCCGACCTCGTCCGCCGCATCGGTGCGGCGACCGCGGCCGAGATCGCGGCGACCGGCATCGACTGGAATTTCTCGCCCACCGTCGCGGTCGCGCAGGACGACCGCTGGGGCCGGACCTACGAAAGCTATTCGGAAGATCCCGCCGTCGTCGCCGAGCTTGGCGCGGCGCTGGTCGAAGGGCTGCAGGGCAAGACCAGCCCGGGCGGCCACATCGGCGCGGGCCATGTCATCGCCACGGCCAAGCATTTCTTCGGGGACGGCGGCACCACGCACGGCGTCGACCAGGGTAATGTCGACGGCGATCCCGCGATGCTCGAGGCGCTCCACGCGCGCCCCTATCCGGCGGCGATCGCGGCCGGGGTCGAAGCCGTGATGGCGAGCTTCAACTCGATCAACGGCACCAAGATGCACGGCAACAAGCCGCTGCTGACGGGCCTGCTGCGTGGCCGGATGGGTTTCACCGGCGTGGTGGTCGGTGACTGGAACGGCCATGCGCAGATTCCGGGCTGCACCAATTCCAATTGCCCGCAGGCCCTGCTGGCCGGGCTCGACATCTACATGGTGCCCGACGACGCCAAGGCGCTTCACGCAAGCCTTCTGGCGCAGGTCAAGGACGGGACCATCCCGATGACTCGGCTCGACGAGGCGGTGACGCGCGTGCTTCGGATGAAGCTGCGCGCCGGACTGCTCGACGCAGGTGCCAAGCGCCCTTCGCAGCGCGTGAACGGCGGCGATCTTGCGTTGCTCGGGTCGCCTGAGCATCGTGCCATCGCGCGCGAGGCGGTGGCGAAGAGCCAAGTCCTGCTCAAGAACGACGGCGTTCTCCCGCTCAAGGCCGGCGCGTCGATCCTCGTCGCCGGGCGAGCGGCCGACGACATCGCGCAGGCGGCGGGAGGCTGGACGCTGACCTGGCAGGGCGGCGATGACCTCACCAATGCGCATTTCCCCGGCGCGACCTCGATCTGGGCCGGACTTCGTGATGCCGCGACACAGGCCGGGGGCAGGGCGGTCTATTCGCCGAGCGGCAGCTACGCCGCCAAGCCCGATGTCGCCATCGTCGTCTTCGGCGAGAAGCCGTATGCCGAGTTCGCGGGCGACCGAAAGGACATGGTGTTCGCCGACACCGAGGGCCTCGATCTCCTGCGCAAGTATCGCGCGGCGGGCATCCGGACGGTCGCGGTGTTCCTGTCAGGCCGTCCGCTGTGGATGAACCGTGAGCTCAACGCCGCCGACGCCTTCGTCGCGAGCTGGCTTCCGGGCGGCGAAGGCGCGGGCGTCGCCGACATGCTCTACGGCCGCCGCGCGGCGACGGGGCGGCTCGGTTTCAGCTGGCCGGCGGGGTGCAACGGCCAGCCGGTCAACGGTCCCGAAGGAGCGCTCTTCCAGCGCGGTTACGGCTTGTCCTTCGGGCAGACCGCGCCGGTCGCGAAGCTGCCCGAGACGTGCGCGATCCTCGATGCCCGGTCGGCCGAATGGTTCGATCTCGGCCGGCTCGGCAATGGCATCGTGGCGCGTGGCGGCGACGTGACGCTGCCCAACCTGCGCGGGAGCGGCGGCGGGATCACGGCGCGCGGGATCGACCGCAACCGCCAGGAGGACGCCCGCGAGATCAGCTTCGCGCCCGGCGCGACCCTGACGCTCGCCGATAGCGGTCGCGGCACCGGCGGCTTCCGGCTGGTCTACGAACTTGCGAATGCGCCGACTGCGCCCGTCACCCTCACGACCGGCGGCAAGACGATCGATATCACCGCGGGGCTGACTACCTCGGCCGGCAAGGGCTGGCGCGAGATGATCGTCACCGGGGCCTGCGCACCCGGCAATGGCCGGACGTTGTCGATCACCAGCGCGGGGGCGCTGACGCTGCGCATCGCCCGCATCGCGAGGCAGGACATTCCGGCCGGGGTCGACTGCTCGTTCTGA
- a CDS encoding MFS transporter, translating to MTQGSVPALQSRRFLWLYALAVAGGSVAYVPFLTILLPLRITAMAADQDVAWLAFATFFGAISASLSNIGFGWASDATRRRVPWIAAGLLLSSLLLGAFGMTRSPWQVIALLVAWQVGLNMMLAPLSAWAGDVVPDQQKGVLGGLLAFAPAAGAGAGVLVTLPGLASADVRLWLVALLVFLCVMPVLLVGRPRRITDVDGRPTEAGPRSRRRGEIVRMWLARLLVQISEAALFAFLLFWFRAIDPAMTDARVAQIFGLILLGAVPLALAAGRWADRHDRPFAPLTLCAAGAGAGLLVMASAKGLEVAIGGYVLFGLSASVFLSLHSAQTLRVLPRPDHRGRDLGVFNLTNTGPSLVMPWLTLALVPSFGFTGLFLALAGCALAATILLWRMRAAR from the coding sequence TTGACGCAGGGCAGCGTCCCGGCGCTTCAGTCGCGGCGCTTCCTGTGGCTCTATGCGCTCGCGGTGGCCGGCGGATCGGTCGCCTATGTGCCCTTTCTCACGATCCTGCTGCCGCTTCGGATCACCGCGATGGCAGCCGACCAGGATGTCGCCTGGCTGGCCTTTGCGACCTTTTTCGGCGCGATCTCGGCGAGCCTGTCGAACATCGGCTTCGGCTGGGCGAGCGACGCGACCCGCCGACGAGTGCCGTGGATCGCGGCGGGTTTGCTATTGTCGTCGCTGCTGCTCGGCGCCTTCGGGATGACCCGCTCGCCGTGGCAAGTGATCGCCCTGCTCGTGGCGTGGCAAGTCGGGCTCAACATGATGCTGGCGCCCTTGAGCGCTTGGGCGGGGGACGTGGTCCCTGATCAGCAAAAAGGGGTTCTCGGCGGATTGCTCGCTTTCGCGCCAGCGGCGGGAGCCGGGGCGGGGGTGCTGGTGACCCTGCCTGGACTGGCCTCGGCGGACGTGCGGCTGTGGCTTGTCGCATTATTGGTCTTCCTCTGCGTCATGCCGGTGCTGCTTGTCGGACGACCGCGCCGCATTACCGATGTCGACGGACGCCCGACGGAAGCCGGCCCACGTTCCCGGCGGCGGGGCGAGATCGTGCGCATGTGGCTGGCGCGGCTGCTCGTGCAGATTTCGGAGGCGGCGCTCTTCGCGTTTTTGTTGTTCTGGTTTCGCGCGATCGATCCGGCGATGACCGACGCCCGCGTCGCGCAGATCTTCGGCTTGATCCTGCTTGGTGCGGTGCCGCTGGCGCTGGCGGCGGGGCGCTGGGCCGACCGCCACGATCGTCCCTTCGCGCCGCTCACCTTGTGCGCGGCCGGCGCCGGCGCGGGGCTCCTCGTCATGGCCTCGGCGAAGGGGCTTGAGGTCGCGATCGGGGGCTACGTCCTATTCGGCTTGTCGGCCTCGGTCTTTCTCTCGCTCCACAGCGCACAGACACTGCGGGTGCTGCCGCGGCCCGACCATCGCGGGCGCGACCTTGGCGTCTTTAACCTGACGAACACCGGACCCTCGCTCGTGATGCCGTGGCTGACGCTTGCGCTGGTGCCGAGCTTCGGTTTCACCGGCCTGTTCCTCGCGCTCGCCGGCTGCGCGCTCGCGGCGACCATTCTTCTGTGGCGGATGCGCGCGGCGCGTTAG
- a CDS encoding LacI family DNA-binding transcriptional regulator yields MPRRRQAVTIKHVAADAGVSLQTVSRVINAEPNVREEMRERVQEAIDRLGYIPSIAAQRMSGSRSYLILALNDRDRTIEAWRARQGSDWVDQMLLGGMLKCAEHGYRMLFELVDTHDDHVERELTATLAALQPDGVILTPPHSDNPKITAFLESRRVPYARIGSTGQAGGIPLVMGDEDAARDATAKLVALGHRRIGFIAGSAEYSLSEWRKAGWRDAMAEAGLPREGLCVRGDFSYDSGVAAARALLSLEPRPTAILASNDQMALATRDVAEAMGIAIPQALSLVSFDNTPVTTFANPPLTAIDQPIAETVSQAVELLIAASRGEKMPRLPVVVPARLIERGSTGPAPV; encoded by the coding sequence ATGCCGAGAAGGCGCCAGGCCGTCACGATCAAGCATGTCGCCGCCGATGCCGGGGTTTCGCTTCAGACGGTAAGCCGGGTCATCAACGCCGAGCCCAATGTCCGCGAGGAGATGCGCGAGCGGGTACAGGAAGCGATCGACCGGCTGGGATACATTCCCTCGATCGCGGCGCAGCGGATGAGCGGCTCGCGCTCCTACCTCATTCTCGCGCTCAACGACCGTGACCGCACGATCGAGGCGTGGCGCGCGCGGCAGGGCTCGGACTGGGTCGACCAGATGCTGCTGGGAGGCATGCTGAAATGCGCCGAGCATGGCTACCGGATGCTGTTCGAGTTGGTCGACACGCATGACGATCATGTCGAGCGCGAGCTGACGGCGACGCTTGCCGCGCTTCAGCCGGACGGCGTGATCCTGACGCCGCCCCATTCGGACAATCCCAAGATCACCGCCTTCCTCGAAAGCCGCCGCGTGCCCTATGCCCGGATCGGCTCGACCGGACAGGCCGGCGGGATCCCGCTGGTCATGGGCGACGAGGATGCGGCGCGTGACGCGACCGCCAAGCTGGTCGCGCTCGGCCACCGGCGGATCGGCTTCATCGCCGGCTCGGCCGAATATTCGCTGAGCGAGTGGCGCAAGGCGGGCTGGCGCGACGCGATGGCGGAAGCGGGGCTGCCGCGCGAAGGGCTCTGCGTGCGGGGCGACTTCAGCTATGACTCCGGCGTGGCGGCAGCGCGGGCATTGCTGTCGCTCGAGCCGCGGCCGACCGCGATCCTGGCCAGCAACGACCAGATGGCGCTGGCGACCCGCGACGTCGCCGAAGCCATGGGGATCGCCATTCCGCAAGCGCTCTCGCTGGTCAGCTTCGACAACACCCCCGTCACTACCTTCGCCAATCCGCCGCTGACCGCGATCGATCAGCCGATCGCCGAGACCGTGAGCCAGGCGGTCGAATTGCTGATCGCGGCGAGCCGGGGCGAGAAAATGCCCAGGCTTCCGGTGGTGGTGCCCGCGCGGCTGATCGAGCGCGGCTCGACCGGACCGGCGCCCGTTTGA
- a CDS encoding glycoside hydrolase family 16 protein: protein MTLRPAMLLAALALAGCTAADGGRAVAAPTPVKLGPDSPKKIVATVAMPGPGEAREPARERGWQLVWSDEFEGTAVDRTKWDFDRDCWGGGNNERQCYTDRTANAAVGGGLLTITARKERFTGPAQPAQLRPASGAVEKVTKDFTSARMVTRGKASWTYGRIEMRAKLPAGQGTWPAFWMLPEDKTYGPWAASGEIDILEAVNLGVPCASCPGSRENTILGTLHFGGQWPANAFNSTETKAVDVLDGFHTFGVVWAPGRIDWTYDGRVYATKRRGEWWSAASNSPDAPFDRAFHLILNLAVGGGLSEERGVTGVDETIWPQTMQVDWVRVWQCRPDGASGQSCQGDR from the coding sequence ATGACCTTGCGTCCCGCCATGTTGCTCGCCGCGCTCGCCCTCGCGGGTTGCACCGCCGCGGATGGAGGGCGTGCCGTCGCCGCTCCGACGCCGGTCAAGCTCGGCCCCGACAGCCCGAAGAAGATCGTCGCCACGGTGGCCATGCCGGGGCCCGGTGAGGCGCGCGAGCCGGCACGGGAACGCGGCTGGCAGCTCGTCTGGTCGGACGAGTTCGAGGGCACGGCCGTCGATCGGACCAAGTGGGACTTCGACCGCGACTGCTGGGGCGGCGGCAACAACGAGCGGCAGTGCTACACCGACCGAACCGCCAATGCCGCGGTCGGCGGCGGCCTTCTCACCATCACCGCCCGCAAGGAGCGCTTCACGGGCCCGGCCCAGCCCGCGCAACTGCGTCCGGCCTCGGGCGCCGTCGAGAAGGTCACCAAGGACTTTACGTCGGCGCGCATGGTGACCCGGGGCAAGGCATCGTGGACCTATGGCCGGATCGAGATGCGCGCCAAGCTGCCGGCCGGGCAGGGGACCTGGCCTGCGTTCTGGATGCTGCCCGAGGACAAGACTTACGGACCGTGGGCGGCGTCGGGCGAAATCGACATCCTCGAGGCCGTAAATCTCGGCGTTCCTTGCGCTTCCTGCCCGGGCAGTCGCGAGAACACGATCCTCGGCACGCTGCACTTCGGCGGCCAGTGGCCCGCCAACGCGTTCAACAGTACCGAAACCAAGGCGGTCGATGTCCTCGACGGCTTTCATACGTTCGGCGTGGTGTGGGCGCCGGGGCGGATCGACTGGACCTATGATGGCCGGGTCTATGCCACCAAGCGCCGCGGCGAATGGTGGAGCGCGGCATCGAACAGTCCCGACGCGCCGTTCGACCGCGCCTTCCACCTCATCCTGAACCTCGCGGTCGGCGGCGGCCTTTCCGAGGAGCGCGGCGTAACGGGCGTCGACGAGACGATCTGGCCGCAGACGATGCAGGTCGATTGGGTGCGGGTCTGGCAATGCCGGCCCGACGGGGCTAGCGGGCAATCCTGCCAGGGAGACCGCTAA
- a CDS encoding TonB-dependent receptor: MIRRHRNGIGAGRLCILTSASAFALMAAQPAFAQDAAPANPKAGDEEEVAKTPEKDPNEIVVTGFRAALGSAQSRKRRADTVVDVITAEDIGALPDRSVAEALQRVPGINIGRFEKSSDPDRFSVEGTGVILRGLPFVRSELNGRDIFSATGGRELSFNDVSSELLGRVEVFKNVTADMVDGGISGTVNLVTRKPLDRNGIHVAGSIEANYGDMAKKWTPGVSILGSNTVDTRIGRFGLQAGFTDSRLISRTDASQLTDPCYRAATLDGPCLRVNAVNSGGIFGDPNFTEANFPPPGTVVAPKGAGVRTTELERKRRAYNASVQWESSDGKFIATGEWLRSKTSFFTDEYALLALVNDDALYPVPRAGSTWQFDSNGVFQSGILTQRPGDAYANPFGRGGIPLESLRFQREAKGTTEDFSFDAKWNVSDRLKLNFEAQRITSDLERNSVIGAMSTWADVAIDATGKTPKVSFLAPIGSPSDYFSSGFYNYYWFLLDSIEKNDAKLSSLRADAEYKISDTGFIKNVRFGARWADRDRTTRNTNFSTWGNLSAPWAGRAGCAPWNAGPNCPFVPGRFYTGLPGQEFAIAGGAFVSDFPNYSSVRSPFGDNFQRGNVPIPIPNGSSYFFGGDDFLKEYLAGISKQQATEINNFSQTPNPFFGVQGRSYTQIDGKTVACTPYCPPEISAVGEVTKAAYGRVDFGGGLGGDVKVDGNIGVRYVQTRVKTTGLIGFPNGFSFDNGPSGNKDGKVQVAEIVAACNQTPPGQSLPGYCSLSPARQQEFANAFTGEFLNDNRAITFDHWLPSFNAKFDFGRGKLVRVAVSKGISRPDLNLFSSGGTIGDNTNDLRAAGTLETGPLFQLFTGNRNVRPVTSWNYDLSLEWYFARVGSLTGALFYKDIKGIVNGGVDLQPFTSPGGLTIPVEVNGPINGSKGKLKGLEIAYQQVYDFLPGLLGGLGTQLTYTYVDGGDFRNTQVGGAQRSSFASQQPLAGISKHTVNAVLFYEKGKFAARTAYNWRSDFLITPRDDIFPFSPIWQESSGQLDASVFYSLNKRIKFGVQGVNLLDEVTRTTQVIDFDGNRVTRSAFRNDRRFTFLARFDF; the protein is encoded by the coding sequence TTGATTCGTCGTCATCGGAACGGGATTGGTGCAGGCCGGCTCTGCATCCTGACCAGCGCCTCGGCCTTTGCGCTGATGGCCGCGCAGCCCGCGTTCGCGCAGGATGCCGCGCCGGCCAATCCCAAGGCCGGCGACGAGGAAGAGGTCGCCAAGACCCCCGAAAAGGATCCCAACGAGATCGTCGTCACCGGTTTCCGCGCCGCGCTTGGCAGCGCGCAGTCGCGCAAGCGCCGGGCCGACACCGTGGTCGACGTCATCACCGCCGAGGACATTGGCGCGCTTCCCGACCGCTCGGTCGCCGAAGCCCTGCAGCGCGTCCCCGGCATCAACATCGGCCGCTTCGAGAAGAGCAGCGATCCCGACCGCTTCTCGGTCGAAGGAACCGGCGTCATCCTGCGCGGTCTTCCGTTCGTGCGCTCCGAACTCAACGGCCGCGACATCTTCTCGGCCACCGGCGGCCGCGAGCTGAGCTTCAACGACGTCTCGTCCGAGCTGCTTGGCCGAGTCGAGGTGTTCAAGAACGTCACCGCCGACATGGTCGACGGCGGCATCTCGGGCACGGTCAACCTCGTCACCCGCAAGCCGCTCGACCGCAACGGAATCCACGTCGCCGGCTCGATCGAAGCCAATTACGGCGACATGGCCAAGAAGTGGACGCCCGGCGTCTCGATCCTCGGCTCGAACACCGTCGATACGCGGATCGGCCGCTTCGGCCTTCAGGCCGGTTTCACCGATTCGCGCCTCATCTCGCGCACCGATGCCTCGCAGCTCACCGATCCCTGCTATCGTGCGGCGACGCTCGACGGGCCCTGCCTTCGCGTGAACGCGGTCAATTCGGGCGGCATCTTCGGCGATCCCAATTTCACCGAAGCCAACTTCCCGCCGCCCGGCACGGTTGTCGCGCCCAAGGGCGCCGGCGTCCGCACCACCGAGCTCGAGCGCAAGCGTCGCGCCTACAATGCGTCGGTCCAGTGGGAATCGTCCGACGGCAAATTCATCGCCACCGGTGAGTGGCTGCGGTCCAAGACCAGCTTCTTCACCGACGAATATGCGCTGCTCGCCCTGGTCAACGACGACGCGCTCTACCCCGTCCCGCGGGCTGGCAGCACGTGGCAGTTCGACAGCAATGGCGTGTTCCAGAGCGGCATCCTGACGCAGCGCCCCGGCGATGCCTATGCTAACCCGTTCGGCCGCGGCGGCATTCCGCTCGAAAGCCTGCGCTTCCAGCGCGAAGCCAAGGGGACGACCGAGGACTTCTCGTTCGACGCCAAGTGGAACGTCAGCGACCGCCTGAAGCTCAATTTCGAGGCCCAGCGGATCACCTCGGACCTTGAGCGCAATTCGGTCATCGGCGCGATGAGCACGTGGGCCGACGTCGCGATCGACGCCACGGGCAAGACTCCCAAGGTGTCCTTCCTGGCGCCGATCGGTTCGCCGTCGGATTATTTCTCGAGCGGCTTCTACAACTATTACTGGTTCCTCCTCGACAGCATCGAGAAGAACGACGCCAAGCTCAGCAGCCTGCGTGCCGACGCCGAATACAAGATCAGCGATACCGGCTTCATCAAGAACGTCCGCTTCGGTGCGCGTTGGGCCGATCGCGATCGCACCACCCGGAACACCAACTTCAGCACCTGGGGCAATCTGTCGGCGCCGTGGGCCGGCCGCGCCGGCTGCGCGCCGTGGAATGCGGGCCCCAACTGCCCGTTCGTTCCGGGCCGCTTCTACACCGGCCTTCCGGGTCAGGAATTTGCGATTGCGGGCGGCGCCTTCGTCAGCGACTTCCCCAACTATTCGTCGGTCCGCAGCCCGTTCGGTGACAATTTCCAGCGCGGCAATGTCCCGATCCCGATCCCGAACGGTTCGTCCTATTTCTTCGGCGGCGATGACTTCCTGAAGGAATATCTTGCTGGGATTAGCAAGCAGCAGGCGACCGAGATCAACAATTTCTCGCAGACGCCCAACCCATTCTTCGGCGTGCAGGGTCGTTCCTACACGCAGATCGACGGCAAGACCGTCGCCTGCACGCCCTACTGTCCGCCGGAAATCTCGGCAGTGGGCGAAGTGACCAAGGCCGCTTACGGCCGGGTCGACTTCGGCGGCGGCCTCGGCGGCGACGTCAAGGTCGATGGCAATATCGGCGTCCGCTACGTCCAGACGCGGGTCAAGACGACCGGGCTGATCGGCTTCCCGAACGGCTTCTCGTTCGACAACGGGCCGAGCGGCAACAAGGACGGCAAGGTCCAGGTCGCCGAGATCGTCGCGGCCTGCAACCAGACCCCGCCGGGCCAGTCGCTGCCGGGCTATTGCAGCCTGTCGCCGGCGCGCCAGCAGGAATTCGCCAACGCCTTCACCGGCGAATTCCTCAACGACAATCGCGCGATCACCTTCGATCACTGGCTGCCGAGCTTCAATGCCAAGTTCGACTTCGGCCGCGGCAAGCTTGTGCGCGTCGCGGTGTCGAAGGGCATCTCGCGCCCCGACCTCAACCTGTTCTCCTCGGGTGGCACGATCGGCGACAATACCAACGACCTGCGCGCCGCTGGCACGCTCGAAACGGGGCCGCTATTCCAGTTGTTCACCGGCAACCGCAACGTGCGCCCGGTGACCTCGTGGAACTACGATCTGTCGCTCGAGTGGTACTTCGCTCGTGTCGGCTCGCTCACCGGCGCCCTGTTCTACAAGGACATCAAGGGCATCGTGAATGGCGGCGTCGATCTGCAGCCCTTCACCAGTCCGGGCGGCCTGACCATTCCGGTCGAGGTCAACGGTCCGATCAACGGAAGCAAGGGCAAGCTCAAGGGCCTCGAAATCGCCTATCAGCAGGTCTACGACTTTCTGCCCGGCCTGCTCGGCGGCCTCGGCACGCAGCTGACCTACACCTATGTGGACGGCGGCGACTTCCGCAACACGCAGGTCGGCGGCGCTCAGCGCAGCTCCTTCGCCTCGCAGCAGCCGCTCGCCGGCATCTCGAAGCACACGGTCAACGCCGTGCTGTTCTACGAGAAGGGCAAGTTCGCCGCGCGCACGGCCTACAACTGGCGATCGGACTTCCTGATCACGCCGCGCGACGACATCTTCCCCTTCTCGCCGATCTGGCAGGAGTCGAGCGGGCAGCTGGACGCGTCGGTCTTCTATTCGCTCAACAAGCGGATCAAGTTCGGCGTGCAGGGGGTCAACCTGCTCGACGAGGTGACGCGCACGACGCAGGTCATCGACTTCGACGGCAACCGGGTGACCCGTTCGGCCTTCCGCAACGACCGGCGCTTCACCTTCCTCGCCAGATTCGACTTCTGA